CCCATATTTAATATTGATGTGATAAGCACAATTTAGTGGTGTGGCCCAATAAAAAGCCTTCAACTTGATGCACTTTACAAAAAAACCGGAAACAACGAGCCTCGGTAATTGATAAAAACCAGTTGTTTACCTTCCTTCGCGTcgagggttcggttttcaatgtattttattgcgtttaatttaacgatgatgtcgttgaagcgcaactcgagtcgaactaaaaggtataacccgtcaaagatttaaatgttattttaaattaataatataggtgcatctctgcgagtggagaaaaatataaaggaaaccaaaaaataaaaaaaataaaataaaaattgttacaacgggtagagaaaaatataaaggaaacaatcggtactattcatattttttgccTAGTAGATAGTTGCTGCTGTTAATTATAAAGAAACCatcggtactattcatattttttgtctagtagatatttgctgcgggcgaaaaaaaatataaaggaaatcaaAAAaggaaaaaatgagaaaaaaactgtaacaaaaaaaaaaatgctaCAGTACCGTACTATTCGCACGCTTTAATCACTTGTACATCGACAACGGTTGTACAACAGTCACTATTCACGTGAACAATACTGTTCGCGTGAATAGTACTGTTCACGTGAATAATGACCGGTGTACAACCGTTGTCGATGTATAAGTGATTAAAGCGtgcgaatagtactattcataacttttgtctattagtataAACCGTTGTCGATGTACAAGTGTTTAAAGCGTGCGAATAGGACTATtcgtaacttttgtctattagtttaTATGGTAATATATTCGTGTATATTTAAATGTCCACTAGAAAATAGCacacaattaaaaaaaaatatattaagacTAATATATACCTATTAGCTAATAATACGCGTACTCCCGCATCCAACTTTCGTGCGTATTACGCGCTTGCGCATTGTGCAATTTCGAACTTACATCAGGCGCATAACACAAATTTGTTTTGCACACACGAAAAATTCTTATCCTTATTTAAATAACGATCTAATCTCTATTAAGTCACAATCATTTCCTAATTCTAATCACATCAATTATGGAAGATAGCTAAGAAAGATCTATACTTTATTAAGGATAGGATGCCAAAATGACCCGTACCCGATGGGAAAacccgaaacccgttataattAGGTCGGGTCTGACCCGAGTCCGTCAGGTCATGGGCCGAGTATGGGGATGGCTACAAAAAATTTTCGGGTTCGGtttcgggtatggttttggataaAACCCGTTTACCCGACCTGTATACCCGACCCGCATACCCGAATACCCAGCCCGAGAAATTttgataataatttttatgtaaaagtttaatattagtattatattgttaatgtatgaaagcTTTCACTAATTTGTTTTGAAAACGAgaataattttattcaatataatcgtatacaacaagttttcgagatgtgatattttatatatactttgtgtattttagtattttaaaaaacttttcaatcaactttttgtatgtgatatattataatactttaaacatgaagtagttaagttattttttgatattttgatttggtaacttattgaaaaatagatacaGAATGACTAATCGGTTATACCCGTTTACCagtggggaaacccgaaacccgatagtatgtaagtaaatgggaTCCAACGAGTTTCAGGCCAGGTTTGGGGCGGGGTTTCTTAATCGAGTTCGGGTCCGGGATTAACCAAACCCGGCCCGATGCCATTCCTAATTAAGGATATCTAGATCTACATTTTCGCTATAAATATAAACCATAATCTTATCTGACATCATGTTTTAGATACTTGACCTACGATTATTCTGAAATTACAACTTACGGTAACATGTATGTTCTACGAACATAAATCCTACGAAATCCTCACGTCCATTGTTACGGTACATCCAACAATGGTGGACTCGTTTTAACCACCCTTTCGGAAATCATCATCTCGTCTAGGTTTACTCGCGGTAAACTAGACTGGAAAGTTAAAGTCATTAAGTCCTTAAACGCTCATCCATTGCAATCAACTGTATTCCGTCCCTGTGGCGAATACATGTTTGATCATTAGCCATTCAAATTTCATTCAGACCCACTTAATTTTTTTCCGTTTGGTTGAAATTGAAAGTGAACATTTAATTTAAACATCCCAAAAAAGAAACCTAGTCACTAGAAATTGATAAAAATCTTCGTAAAGATCCAAATGAAATTTGACTGCCTTGTTAAATGATAAAAATCTTCATCTTTATTTTTATGTCAACCAGAAAATTGCACACAATTCAAGAAAACTATGAAGATTTCACTAGTAGCCAATCAAATTTCTACTTAAATTATTTTCGATTGTGAACATTAACCTTTGTCTTGTAGCTCATATGGTAGTGGACTGCCTTTTTTAgcgagaggtcgggagttcgactCCCGTATGGTGCATCCTTGCACACAAAGTTTCCCCTTAACCCTTGAATTTCACCCAAGGGTGTctttcgcacatcgcgttgcggggacAATGAGAGGGAGTTTTTTTTTACCCGCTATGCCCTCGGATTTGGCCGGGTTTCTTCCTTGACAGCAGTTTGGGCGGGTTATGCAATTGCGGCGTGAGTGTTTTAGTCCCACCTGATTGATCCCGAAATGctgttcgtaaaaaaaaaaaatcgaaagtgAACATTTATTTTGAaatatttagaaaaaaaaaatctaacaCTTAATTTGATACGGATGAAGTATCTAATTTTATAATAAGATACGCTTTTTAATGTTACACTACATTCAATTTATATTGTAACAATACTATACTATGATTTGATAGATCCAACGATGATAACCTTTTATCTAATGAAACTTTTCATCTATAGTTATTGTAAATGAATGCATATTTTTTAAAAAGTTTGAACAACTTTTTGTAGTCAAAGTTATGTTGTTGAATGGAACGTGCAAAACGAGAATAGAAAAAAGAGCAACGCGGTCTAATCACCACAACCAACCACAAAACTAAACCACCCATAAATACACCACTTTCATTTCATACCCAATTTCCATTTAATCAAAAACACAACACGTTTTCCAATCTTCCACTAATCATTATTTCCATTTCAATACCTGGGTTTCATTTATTCATCCACCCCTCTCTAAAATTTGTCCACTTTTTTCCACCACAAAATATAAAAATCAAACTATATAATAAAAAAAGTTCACAGAAGCAAGTGGGGCCCACGGAAATCCGCTATACTTCTTTATCTACCGCTTACGATTCTTATCTTCACTCTCATCCTCTAATTGTTTATTTTTTGTCTTTTTATTATATTCCctcaaaaataaagataaaataaaataaaaacctaACACAATATTTTTTAGTACTCCCTTCTTATCTTCTCCTACCCCAGACTTTATCATTCAACCCTTTTCGTTTCATCGATTGTTcataaagtttaaatctttattcgATTGGAACTAGGGTTTGAAGTGGGTATGGATTTATTTATGGGTTTGATACCAGCGAACTATTTATGGAATGTGTTACCAGATCTTATGGTGTTTATTGCCCCTTTGTGGATTGCTGTTCTTTTTGGGGTTTTAGTTGGGTGGGTATGGAAACCCACCTGGGCTAATTCTGCTATTAATAATATCACAATACCCACAAAAACTTATAACCCTAAAGATTTTGTATCTTCATTTCCAATGTTGAATTCTGTAAAATGTCAACTACCCAGTTACTTTTTTCCGGTTTCTGATATTGGGTCACCTGAAATTGGGTCATCTGAACTCTCTACAATCAGGTAAATTTTCTTGATTATTTtgttttttaaattaattaatatattagaAAAAATGTTAGTAACCGTCAACGCTGACCTGTTAAAATGCCTTGCCCATGTGAAAGTTGATTAGTATATAAGTTTAATTGattaaagtttcaaactttgtGATTAAAATTTGATTGTTTTGTGTGTAGTTCTAAATTGGATGAAAAAACAAAGAATTTTGTTGGGGAAGGTGATTTGGAGCATATTTATAAACTTGTTGAGGAGAAAGATGGTGGTCTTGCTTGGAGTGCTATGATGGATAGGTCAACTTCAAATATGAGCTATCAAGCTTGGAAGAGAGAACCTGAGGTAAGTTTAAatgtgtttatttatttatttatattatggtATTAGAAATTAGCAATGTGTGATGGGTTAGATTGTAGTGTGTATATGTTTTAGACTAATATTGTAATGGTATGTGATTAATGAAGATTGGACCTCCACAATATCGGTCTCGGACTGTTTATGAAGATATGACTCCTGAAATGATGAGGGATTTTTTTTGGGATGATGAACTTCGGTTGAAATGGGATGATATGTTATTAGAAGCCGAAACTATAGAAGAGTGCCCAAATAATGGAACAATGGTGGTTAAGTGGGTTCGTAAGGTATTAAATAAAGTTCCGTTTTTGTTTCTATTTTGCAGTATTTAAAAATCGTGTGGCATGTTAGGTTATATGCTTACACGCGACAATTGGTCTTGCAGTTCCCCTTTTTTTGCAGCGACAGGGAGTACATAATTGGTCGTAGAATTTGGGAGTCAGGGAAGACATATTACTGTGTTACAAAGGTAAGAAAATGAAGATCTTTATTTAGATTAGTTTTGTTGTTTCTGCTACAAGTTCACGAAAGCTGACGTGAATGGAAACTATCGTTATGAATATCATATATGGATGTATTGAATGCATATCGTCACTTTCACGTTAGTGAGATGTGTTCCTAAAATTTTGTTATTTCATACTCAAGATTCAATTTTACTTGTTTCAGGGCGTACAATATCCTTCTGTGCCACGCCGTACTAAACCAAGACGTGTTGACTTGTACTATTCAAGTTGGTCGATTCGTGCAGGTAATAATAAATGCACTATATGataaatatatactccgtattactGTATATATTTCCATTTCCATATACTAGAATTGAAGATGTATATTTCCATCCAAGACAATGAGCGTTTGGATTTGCATTATGAAATCGATTTTCGACATTTAACTAGTTGTCAAAAAATAGTGTCTAGATTTTGGTTCCTTTCTTTGAAATTGTAATTGCCGGAAGTCGAAGTATACAACTTTtggttattataaattattagatAAATGAGCTAAATGACATTTTTATGGAGAAAGGAGAACTTTTGTAAAATGGAAATAAAAGCCTCTCATAATTGATTATAAAAATACGTAATTTAGATAATCAGTTTTGCTGCACTTGATACATAACTGATTTTTTGATCCCCAACTAATCTATTAAGGTAACATCAGAGAATGATTATTCAGACTCAACTAACGATAATCAGAtaatcaaggttgcaaaaatcgctacttgGGGAGTACTTGGTCAGAACATTTTCGAGAGTACTCGGCTACTCGGGGAGTACAAGGATGTGTTTTGAATTTGACCAATTGTGACTGTTTTGACCAAAATTTCCGAGTAATCCCAAATTTTGGCCCAGTTTGACCGATTTCGACCAAGTGTGACCTGTATTAACTTTTGATTACTAACCATATATGTGATCTATCATTATCAGTCGAATCAAGAAAAGGAGACGGGCAAATGAGTGCGTGTGAAGTGTTGCTGTTTCATCACGAAGACATGGGAATACCGTGGGAAATCGCAAAACTCGGTGTACGTCAAGGCATGTGGGGAGCAGTCAAAAAAATAGACCGCGGTCTTCGTTGGTATCAAAAACATATGGGATCAGGTGCACCACTAACTCATTGTGCTAACATGGCTCATATCAATACTAAAGTTAGCCGCGAGCGTTTAACATACTTAGGCAACCGATCAAATAATTCACAAGAGATTGAAATGTGTGAACAAGTAGTCGATGACGAGAAACCGTCAGGGAAGAATTTTCCGAAGCTTTTGGTGGTTGGAGGAGCGATTGCGCTTGCTTGTTCTATTGACCGAGGGTTGTTGACTAAAGCGGTTATATTTGGAGTTGCAAGAAGATTTGCGAAAACGGGGAGGAGGTTGTGAATAGTTTGGTATACTTTTCATCATCTTATCTCAAAATACAATTGTATTTTTGATTGAATTTTATATTTTGTTAGATTCATGTTGCAGCTTGTGATCATGATGATAGAGTATAGAAGTATCCATGTATATTGATATCGAATGATTATTCTCATGCTGCTGAAATAACAATAAATTTCCATTTTCTTTATTTAGTTGCAATTCTCTCATATTATCTTTTTGGTTTGGTTGTTATGAAGACAAAGTTTGAAACTTCATGGACTAAATTCGGTTAGCGAGTCATTCATAAAGGCTTGTGTTGCCACTCCTTTGGGGTGGTTATGAATTCATGCCACATTAATAAAAATATGGCTAGTCAAGTGGGGGTAAGTTTGAACATTTTACAGAGTTTATGTTGTAGCCTAGGCTTGGAAGTCATTCAGTTATCTTGTTACTAGATTTTGGGTCTGTTTGATAAAGCTGAATGATTAAGTGCTAAATATAGAACAATTCAAACGTTCTGAATGAAATTGGTTGTGAATGATAATTGATAATGCTGATCGGTCGGTGTTTGCGTCTATAGTGAATCTTCTTGACTACAAGATTATGTACCCAATCTCACTACCCAAAAGACAAGAACCGCAATGCCATGGGCTGATGTAATAGAATGTTGTTTGGGATCAACTTGCAGTAATCGTGGTCGATGCTTTGAATCTTAAAGCGTAATAGCGACTTGATTACCAACTTTAATAGTAGTTAAAACTTAAATTTAAGAAAATGTCAAATTAGATTGCTGCTACTCACAAGCCAACTCACAATGCACTATGCAAATGAAATTGTAACTTACAATTTGCCCTGCCGTTTCCTTGACTTCTGAGAAGGTGAATGGTTGTTGGGCACTGAAGTTATGTGATTGATCATTCCTAGACGTCTACATCTTACCTAATGGCGAGTATGGCTTTCTGTGCCTAAATGTGGAAGAGCGAGACCCTTTTCAAGGGTGAATGAATGTCAACATCTTACCTATTCATACCTTGATATACAGGCCGGATTGAATATCGTTATTGTGTATTCTTAGAtgtcttttacttaactgtttatcATATGTGCATATATAATGATGCGCATAAGTTCTAAAATGACATCAACAATCCTCACAACAGTATTGTCTCATACCATTCCCAACCTGGACACAACATGACTCTGTGGTGAGTATATGATGGGCTCGAATAATAGATGTGGCGAGATGGTATGATAATGTATTACTGTCTAAGATAAGTTTGGATGGCAAACATAACCAAAGTACACACCAAAAATTATAATATGATGAGACCATGCATATAACCATATTGTAGACTTGTAGTTAGTATGTTCCTTAGGCTACTACCTAAAAGGACTATATCTTCGCGGACCACACTGGTCAAACCCTCATATCTCATCTAAAAGCTATAGTTTGCCTAAAAGTACATGATCATATTGTTATCAAGATTAGGGTTCATAATCCTAGCTATTAACCTCTCAAAGCTTGTAATATCGGACAAGCTATTGAATGAGATTGATTCTAAAATCTTGATTGGATTTGCACGTTAATGGAACCATTAACGATCGGTCGCTCGTATACCTTAAAGACTTTGCACTAGAGATGAAATATATATGTTTTTAGATTCTCATCGattggttgagtggtaaaaagTCTCAGTTGGTTCTGGACCTGTATCTCTGAAAAAAATAGGTGCAGGTTCAAATCCCGAGGGAGGAGTTTTCTCTAAGGTTGTGCATCTGGTATCCTTCACTCTGTGCGGACCAAGCAGTTAACCTCAGTGACGATTCTAGGATTACATATCAGTGGGGCCCCGAATTTTTTTTTCcagtactaattatatttaaataatattttgTTGGTCGTTAACCTTAAAAAaactagattttttttttttgaaatggtAATAAACCATTCAAATGTTTGTAAAATAGAAATCCTGGAAAACAATTTGCAAACTTGGTATTTCCGGACTTTCAAATGCCGGATTTGACCATTTCACATAAAACCGGAGTTTGGAACTCCGGATTCTACCCTCTCTCATAAAAAAGATGCCCGTTTGCTGACCAGAACCCTAGCCGGAGTTTGGAACTCCAGATTCAAACCTCTCTCGTGAAAAGCTGCCCCGTTTGCTGACATGCTGGACCCCATCTAGCCCTAACCGGAGTTTAGAACTTCGGATTTCAGGCTTTTACCTGAATCCAGAGTTTGGAACTTCGGATTTTATTGCTGGAAACCTAGCTAAAATTATTGCTGGAAACACTGAAACACCATCTTATCACTATCAGCTTTTGTATTTTTGTACTCTTATTTATACCCCTATTAACTTATATTCATTAACATCATCACAAAGAACATAAATCATCTTCAAAAAAACGTTAATGAATATCAGAAATCCATAAAATCTTCACTTGAAAACCTCAAAAAACACCAAATCACGTATCCAAATGACAACAGTACGTCCATTTATGGTTAATTTTGTTTGGGGTGGCAGaattgtttttcaaaatggttggcTTACTGGCGATGAAACAACATTTACAAGGAGTTTTGTCATGTCTATCCGCATTAATTGTATGCAGTTAAATAATATGGCTTACAATTATTTAGGTGTCTCTCAAAGAACACATTCTTTGAAAATGATATTGTGGTATGTTGTCAATAATCATAGTTGCAGCAATGAAGTTGTTGACGATAACACTTTAGAAACAATGTACTTTTTATCTCAGCGTGATGAAGACTATCAGGCTCATATTGAAATTCAGTATGAGCAAGTGAGTTTTATGAATATGATTCAATCTTTTGAAAGTGGTCCATCTACATCTCGTAACCAGTCAACAGTTGTTGAAGAAGAATATCAACATGATGAACAACATGAAGAACAACATGAAGAACAAAATGAAGAACAAAACGAAGAACAACATGTAGATTCTGGTGATGATGAAGGTATGTCAACCGCTAGTGAGCATACAGTGGATGCGTATAGCGTTGAAGAAAATGTTTCTGATGATGATGGTAGAGAAGAGCCAATCATCCATGTTTGGGGATTTGTCTACAGACGAGTACAATGTGAGTCTCCTGGATATTAGTACCCCTCATCACAGTCCACACCGTATGATGCGCCCTCCACAAAATTCATACGTAAACGATCCTATACGTATGCAGGATCTAGGTAGTACATCACAAACGAGTCAGAATGAGGATATAACTAATGAGGATATACCTTCAGTTCAACCACTCAGGAGGAGTGGGAGGGTTATTAGAGATGTGGATTGTGGAACCGGTGGTCATAGAAATTACCGACAACCCCCGAGACGTAACCGTTGAATGGTTGTATTCCATTAGTTGTAACCGTATTGTGTTCTTTTTTATATCATAAAAGTGATGCAACCGTATTTATTTGTGTATTTCATTAAAAATTGTGTGCATCTTTTTTAATTAATACTGATAatgacattgataataataataataataacaataataataataataaaaaccactACTAAATTCATGCATTACAACTTATTTTATGTATTATAATATTCACCATTAATATCATATACCCTACTGAATTCAAGGGCGTCTTCAAAAACGCCATATAAAACATACAACTCGATTTTTTCAGAAAGTATACAAGCTTTCCCTAGTAATGCAtaccaatcatcatcaaacaaaattgTTTCAGGTTCGGCAATTCCTTGTTTGTAATAGTAAATGTCCATTGAATGGGGATTTTCCGGTAACTTTTCTCGAAGGAACTCGTTCAACTTCTGCAGATCaaacccacaaacatcaacattaaCAAATGTAGTTTTCTCGCCTCCTTCAAATTTTGTTTCATCAGCAAAATCGCAGCCATAATATACATCAATTGAAACATACTTCGGATCCATGTTTTACTTGTGATTATGCAACATGCAACCTGCCCTTTTATAACCATAAAGTATACCGGGGTTATAAACGCCGGTTTCAAAAACCGGATTTGCCAATGCCGATTTTACTTTTCTTGTAGCTTTTACTGTTCTTGCAGATATTACTGTTAAACAGCTTTAACTTAAATCGAAAATCCAAAGGCCGGTTTATGTTATGATACTTGTCAGCTTTTTATTGAAACCGGCTTTCCGAATGCCGTTTTATCATGTCTTTTTGTTATGTTAATTGTATCAATCTTTTTGTTATGTTGACGCAAGTTGTAATTTGAgtgattattacattattatgtttTGTTTACATGTATTGGAATCTCGTCAATCGTTTATGTTAGTTATGTTATCTTTGATGACTTCGGTGTTATTTTATGTGTAATAATTGGTGTGCGTGATAATAAACTAGTTTCACTATTATTAAACTGAAGTTGAATGTGGACTACAATGCAAATACAAAACACACTTCAAACATACAAAACATAAAGTTAAAACATGAAAACACTTACTCTAAAGTACTATCCTGCTCAAACGTAGTAAACCGCTTAACATATTCCCAAACATAAAAATATTCAAATATTTCGCCATTTTCACGTTCGTACTGTCTTTCAACTCGACCCCTAAATTCGTGAGAACCTTCTGCTCTCTTACTCATACGAGCGGATTTTCGCCATATTGCATCCCATTTACGACAAGGTTGCATCAATTCAGACCATTTGGACCTTAATTGTTCCTTTGTTTGAGTCACGCTTGGACCTCGTTGGTTAAAATTATTCGTAATTAAAGACCATAACTCATTACGTGATAATTGAGCGGTGTTTGGATCTTGAGAAAACATAACCCAAGAAGTGCATAATTTTAGCTCATCCATTACAACGGAATGAGATAAATGAGACATAATTAATGGTGATAATATGAGATATTAAAATTTTAGGTGTGCAGAAATAAGATAACATAGtgtttaatttatagtggaaaaagTGTATTGACAAGAATCACAtactttttttgaaaaaaaaaaaaaaaaaatacttaacaAAAACCGAAGTTCTAAACTCCGGTTTCCGACAGGCGTCAGAAAGCTGCAAAACCGGAGTTCAAAACTTCGGCTAGGTCATGGTGGGCAACTGGTCATCTAACGGGGCAGTTTTTTGATGAGAGAGGGTAGAATCCGGAGTTCCAAACTCCGGTTTTAGTTGAAATGGTGAAATTCGGAGTTCCAAAGACCGAAAATAccatgtttgcaaattgttttccaGAATTTCTATTTTTCAAAGATTTGAATGGTTTATTAccatttcaaaaaaaaataaaaaaataaaaaactacAAATTCAAAAAATATATGGGTTCAAGTAGTTAAATTTAATGGTGTTCTACACAATTCTAAAGTGCAGTTAAATTTAGtgatgtcctatacaatttaaagagtATTTTTTACTAAAAATTTTCAAACTAGTTGTGTCCCGTGACCCACAGTCTTGCAAGTAGAGTCACCCCT
This genomic window from Rutidosis leptorrhynchoides isolate AG116_Rl617_1_P2 chromosome 2, CSIRO_AGI_Rlap_v1, whole genome shotgun sequence contains:
- the LOC139891554 gene encoding uncharacterized protein encodes the protein MDLFMGLIPANYLWNVLPDLMVFIAPLWIAVLFGVLVGWVWKPTWANSAINNITIPTKTYNPKDFVSSFPMLNSVKCQLPSYFFPVSDIGSPEIGSSELSTISSKLDEKTKNFVGEGDLEHIYKLVEEKDGGLAWSAMMDRSTSNMSYQAWKREPEIGPPQYRSRTVYEDMTPEMMRDFFWDDELRLKWDDMLLEAETIEECPNNGTMVVKWVRKFPFFCSDREYIIGRRIWESGKTYYCVTKGVQYPSVPRRTKPRRVDLYYSSWSIRAVESRKGDGQMSACEVLLFHHEDMGIPWEIAKLGVRQGMWGAVKKIDRGLRWYQKHMGSGAPLTHCANMAHINTKVSRERLTYLGNRSNNSQEIEMCEQVVDDEKPSGKNFPKLLVVGGAIALACSIDRGLLTKAVIFGVARRFAKTGRRL